Sequence from the Triplophysa rosa linkage group LG22, Trosa_1v2, whole genome shotgun sequence genome:
taaaaacacgataacataataataattattattatttttaaacggaaccaaactcttcatatatatatatatatatatatatacgtgtgtgtgtgtgtgtgcgcgcgcgtgcgtgcgtgcgtgtcatATCATGACTGAAAGATTCGTGTAACcttgaccactgctttaaacacAAAAGGTTTTTTATTGTTCACTCCAGCATCATTGACTAAAAAAACATCAGATACTTTAAACACAATTCAGTTTATTCAGTTCATTTATCAAACAAGTCAGTgtagataaaaaatgtatggcTGTTTGTGATGATACTCGGAAATTCACTTTTTGAATTGAGATGCTGTTTAGCGTCATGATTCCTCAATATTAATGCGTGCAAACAGTGCTCGTGTATTTCTTATATCATGaaatattgtgtttttctgtcggtttgtgttgtgtttgtgcttCCCTGTTAGAAAGCAGGAAACGGTTTTATATTCACAACCAGCGGATGTTCGCGCGCGcgctcgcacgcacacacgcggaTGATGGTTTTATCAGAGTAGCGCGTGAAATCGATGTCGATCAATAATGAGGTGAGTGAACACGATCATCTGCTTTATTATCATATATCTACGACAACCATAATAACAGTGTTTATTTGTGTCATGTAGAGCATGAGTACGGTGTCTTAATACATCTCAAACTCATTCAGATCGTTACATTATATCATCAAACAAATCGATGTTCTCATAAACGTTTGTTCAGTCCTGTAGTTTTATTATTGCGTTTACCGCCTCATCATACAAACATGCGAAGTTTCTGCACTGACATCAAAGTAAAGAAAAGTATTTTATCTGTCGTGTGACCTTAACCGGTGagtttatattttctcttataGTATCTGGATATAACTTTAGAAATcaactttgttttatttttttattgttgaatGATTGTGAATAATTGTCTGAGAATTCTTCCGGCTGACACCTCGAGCCAGtgcagcatctctctctctctctctctctctctctctctctctctgtgtacaGTCAGGCATCAGTTTCTATATGACaggaagtgttttttttcactttctGACAGAAATACACACAGATAAATGAGGCAGAAATAAACCATGACATGAAATGCACGCAGCCGCATGTGACCTGTTCCTATAGAAAAGTCTGATAAAATAAGTAATCATTTACACAAACCTTTATAACCAATCAGAGGTGAAAGTTTGAGGCGGTGTGGTGTGAGTGGCTGATCTCAGACCTGTGTTGAGCAGCGTTTATGTGTTTCCTCTTTGTGTCTGTTATTACTCTCACATCCTCATCTGAACTCTTTTTTTAACATCCGTGTTTCTGAAAAACCCTTCAGATGACTGATAGATTATTTCTGAACACTGACTGTAAATCAGCACTTGATATATGTGGAGATATACAAAGACACGGTGCGACACATTTCATAAACTTACACACTTAAACACACAACATGGAAGAACACGACAACAACACTGAATGCAGTAATAGAGAAACATTCAGACAAGCAGACGGTTGTGTGGTGTTTGTACATGTAAACATGCGTGTTTCTTGCTGAGTAAGAAGGAAGATGAAGTGTGTAGTGTTGTACAGAAGTCAGTTCCTCTCACACAGATGCTGCACATCAGGACTTTAACTCATTTTTAAGTGTAAGCGAAGCCTGATGTTCCCCTCAGAAGTGAAGTTTATATCAGCGGAAGTCAAACGATTGTGTCACATTGTTCAAGTGAAAGAGTTGCTGAGGAGGACGGACGAGGTTTCCCACatcctcctcacacacacacatgtctggtttattatctccgtggggacagtccataggcgtaatgtttttttatactgtacaaactgtatattctatcccctacccctaaccctatccctaaacctaaagatcatagaacaatttttgcatttttagatttaaaaaaaatattgttctgtacaatttataagcttttgtgcccatgaggacctcaattttggtccccacggtgacacgagtccccatgtgttggtgtgcattcaggtttaggtccccaccgggatatacaaacatgaacacacacactgctgttTTATGAGCACTTTCAGATTTGATGTCTGTAGATCGTGACTGTGCGCTTCTCAGAATGAGTTCAGACCGGACCCACATGATGATTGATGTTAAATCTCTGAATGTTCTCGTTGTGTTTGCAGTGAACAGAGCATGTGTCAGGCGCGGGCCAGCGTCATGATGTATGATGACGGCAGTAAACGCTGGTTACCGGCCGGTTCTGGTCCTCAGGCCGTCAGCAGGGTTCATATCTTCCAGAACACCACCAACAACACATTCAGAGTGGTGGGCCGTAAACAACAAGCTGACCAACAGGTACCACATCACCCAATTAACAAACATGACCTCTATACCTATCATcccctgtgtgcgtgtgtgtgtgtgtgtgtgtgtgtgtgtgcgtcgtcCTCACCGCAGGTCTTACAGTCTCTCTCACTTCCTGTAAATCATGTCACCGTCTGATGCTCAATACCACAAACTCATTGGCTGCTGGTAGATTTAATGAACAAGTATTTTATTGATTTGAGTTAGTTAGTTGTAGAGATAATGTATTCATAAATGTTTGGGACTGATGTCATTCATATCTTTGAATAGAACATGTGATGTTGTTTCAGGTTGTCATTAATTGTCTGTTAGTGAGAGGTATAAAATACAACCAGGCGACAGCTACGTTTCATCAGTGGCGAGATGCGCGGCAGGTGTGGGGTCTGAACTTTGGCAGTAAAGAGGAAGCGTCACAGTTCGCTGCTGCGATGATGCATGTGCTAGACGTGTTGAGCGGTCAGGCAGATGCAGGTCAGATCTTCTCATCgcatttatatttgtgtcattttgtttttactcttaaagatgaaatgtgtaaagtgttcaaaacaaaagtcctattttaatgttattacATGTTATATGTTATTGTGTTTGACTTGCTAAGATAAGGTTTTGCTTATTTCCTGTTTTGGTCAATTTCACTCTTTGATTTTCCAGTGATAGACCCATTCAGTTcatttaaatacatagttttttttaaaagttgttaTCATTTAAACCAGCAGTCATTATTATTGGTTTAGTGTTgagttgatgtgtgtgtgtgtgtgtgtgtgtgtgtacagcagGTGTGTGTCCTCCTCGACCTCCACCCAACGGCCCGAGCACCGAGGAGTTAGAACACAAGAGGAGGTACAAACTtcatcacgcacacacacatgcagatcACATCTGAGCTCAGACACATCATACCCGTCTCCCTCTTCAGACAGgagcagcaggagagagagagacaggcacCCGCCCCCCCAGCCCCACCCCCGGCTCCTGCTCCCGCCAGTGCGCCTCCTCCACCCGGACCTCCACCTGCTCCAGGACCCCCGCCTCCTCCACCACCCCCGCCACCACCTCCTTCAGAAGGAGGACCACCCGCTCCCCCGCCACCTCCCTCTGCAGGAGGAGGAGGTGATGGAGGGGGAGGAGGAGGTGACGGAGGTCTGGCTGCAGCGCTCGCCGGAGCTAAACTACGTAAAGTTGCTAAGGTCAGTTGGACGGAGTTACTGTTGAAATCAGAGAAGCGCTCGAACCGTTGATTCATTTCTCACGTGTTCTGTATGTGCAGGATGAGAGCGGAGGACCACCTGCTCCTGCACCGAGtgaaggaggaggaggaggcggaggaggTGGAGGAGGCGGAGGTGGAGGACTGATGGGAGAAATGAGTGCTATTCTCGCTCGACGGTCAGTTTCAAACATaatcaataaaatgtttattttgcacGTTAAAGTTGATGTTcagttatttttatgttttaataaagaaGTAAGGGATAATCAACAGCTagctgtgcgttaaagggttttaatgcatgaCGTGGAGGCCAAAAACCACCTGATGCAaagcattaaaatcctttaacgcacggctagctgtggattatcccgcttataccatggtcatttgccaagttaaagcttttattgatgtttacagtcattttagatcaaactggtggaaatgatgtttattttgtcagttca
This genomic interval carries:
- the vaspa gene encoding vasodilator stimulated phosphoprotein a isoform X1, whose translation is MSEQSMCQARASVMMYDDGSKRWLPAGSGPQAVSRVHIFQNTTNNTFRVVGRKQQADQQVVINCLLVRGIKYNQATATFHQWRDARQVWGLNFGSKEEASQFAAAMMHVLDVLSGQADAAGVCPPRPPPNGPSTEELEHKRRQEQQERERQAPAPPAPPPAPAPASAPPPPGPPPAPGPPPPPPPPPPPPSEGGPPAPPPPPSAGGGGDGGGGGGDGGLAAALAGAKLRKVAKDESGGPPAPAPSEGGGGGGGGGGGGGGGLMGEMSAILARRRKVSDSPTVKKEESTNGESTHTDPRPADKAEAVKKPWEKLSSVSRVNSASKSQDKSPVSPATAAPLSRTRPGSGASDSAGLKDSSDMEKFKQEILEEIRKEMQKVKEEIIGALLDELQKSSLV
- the vaspa gene encoding vasodilator stimulated phosphoprotein a isoform X2 encodes the protein MSEQSMCQARASVMMYDDGSKRWLPAGSGPQAVSRVHIFQNTTNNTFRVVGRKQQADQQVVINCLLVRGIKYNQATATFHQWRDARQVWGLNFGSKEEASQFAAAMMHVLDVLSGQADAGVCPPRPPPNGPSTEELEHKRRQEQQERERQAPAPPAPPPAPAPASAPPPPGPPPAPGPPPPPPPPPPPPSEGGPPAPPPPPSAGGGGDGGGGGGDGGLAAALAGAKLRKVAKDESGGPPAPAPSEGGGGGGGGGGGGGGGLMGEMSAILARRRKVSDSPTVKKEESTNGESTHTDPRPADKAEAVKKPWEKLSSVSRVNSASKSQDKSPVSPATAAPLSRTRPGSGASDSAGLKDSSDMEKFKQEILEEIRKEMQKVKEEIIGALLDELQKSSLV